The Neoarius graeffei isolate fNeoGra1 chromosome 10, fNeoGra1.pri, whole genome shotgun sequence sequence gccagcacagttctggaagaacattctttggacagatgaaaccaagatcaacctctaccagaatgatggcaagaaaaaagtatggcgaaggcatggtacagctcatgatccaaagcataccacatcatctgtaaaacacagcggaggcagtgtgatggcttgggcatgcatggctgctagtggcactgggtcactagtgtttattgatgatgtgacacaggacagaagcagccggatgaattctgaggtattcagagacatactgtgtgctcaaatccagccaaatgcagccaaactgattggtcggcgtttcataatacagttggacaatgacccagaacataaagccaaagcaccccaggagtttattaaagcaaagaagtggaatattcttcaatggccaagtcagtcacctgatctcaacccaattgagcatgcatttcacttgttaaagactaaacttcagacagaaaggcccacaaacaaacaacaactgaaaaccgctgcagtaaaggcctggcagagcattaaaaaggaggaaacacagcgtctggtgatgtccatgagttcaagacttcaggtagtcattgccagcaaagggttatcaaccaagtattagaaatgaacattttatttacaattatttaatttgtctaattacttttgagcccctgaaatgaagggattgtgtttaaaaaatgctttagttcctcacatttttatacaatcattttgttcaacccactgaattaaagctgaaagtctgaacttcaacttcaactgcatctgaattgttttgttcaaaattcattgtggtaatgtacagaaccaaaattagaaaaatgttgtctctgtccaaatatttatggacctaactgtacgttAATTGTGTCCTGcagctggggaagccatggcctaaaggttagagaagcagctttggaaccaaaaggtttccagtttgattccctggaccagcagaaatggctgaagtgcaaaACACCTAACCCCaaatgctctccaggctgctctgagtatgttgtacatcagtctggataagaacgtctgctaaatgtcattaatgtaatgtgtccagaagtgctgtcacCTTCTCTgggtcagaggcatctgggatggaccatcacacagtggaaacgtgtactgtggtcagatgaatcagtattccaggccttttctggaagaaatggacaccgtgtgctccagaccaaagacaaaaaagaccatccagactgttagtagccagggtctgtcatggcatGGGGTTGTgtccagacgcgcagcttgtgaacaggcaaggcaggcaactgcttggggccccctggcccaggggcccccccaaGAGTCGGGtcctgagggcttatttattttgtttttttattgtttttattgtttttattgttctttaccattgtattttcacatttggaatttaaaaaactttggtttcatacatttttcgttggtgtcagattatttataacatactggtgatgaacactggtcagaagggccccttggaaatttttgcttggggccacaacagactctagaatcgcctctggttgtgtcaatgcccttggcaaaAGTAACTTTACACTTCTGTTATGGCAGCatgaatgcagaaaagtacatacaGATTTTGGAGACACATACACTGCctccaagatgacatcttttccagggatatttcaacaagacaatgcaaaaccacattctgtacacattacaaaggcatggctgcggaagaagagggtgcctgtcccctctgtctctctattgcaaacaggaagaatggaacaaaataacacctgaaacacttcatcacttggtgtcttcattgcctaaacatcttttaaatgttgtgagaaggaatggcaaaattatcaagtggtaaGTGCTttatcatcccaacttttttgaaatgtgttgcaagaatcaaaattgaaatgtatttattttgaaaaaaaatattcatgaaataaaacatcaaattatgtgctgttgtattgttttgcaaCAGTGTGCAATACAGGTCTAATATTATTTATAaaccattgttttcagttttgatttcaatttcaacataccgtcccaactttttctgattcgtGGTTGTAAATATAAAGAATTATAAAAAATTTGCCTATCACAGGACTTTTCAAAGGTCGCCTTGGTCAGTGAGTAAGTAACTTACAATTAAAGTTTTTCCTAGTGGCGAGTCTTGCAGCAATGGACAGGGACTCATGATTGCCATAGCCATGTTGTATCCACCACAAACAGTACCCAGCAAACACAGAATTCCCAGCAACACCAGAGAGCTATGAAAAATAATGAGACAGCATACATGAAAACATTGCACCTAGTAGTGTTCATGGACTAATTATTGCAGGCACACTGAAGGACAGTCATACTACAGAAGATCTCACTGTGTAATTGCAGTTGGGTGGAATTATATtcttaggggaaaaaaaggggggctTGCCTTGTCCAGCTGTGAGAATCATTAACATTTCTagatttacatttattcatttggcagacacttttatccaaaataAGTTGTAACTTACAGACAGATTGAGTAGATAAGGGTGATGAACCTCACCAAGGGCGCAACAGTGACAACTCAGTGATACCAGAATTTGTACTCACAACATTTCAATCAGTAGCCCAAATCCCTAACCACTGAACCACCACTGACCATTATATTGAATCCTATAATGTTTCCCATTAAGAAAAGGTTGTTTTAACCCCCCAAAGAACCCTTGAGCAACTATCTTCTAGGAGTATAGAATAGCAGTATGGTCAATATGAAAATATCAATGTCATAAGTGATTAGGATAGTATACCGTTTGGGAGCAAACATGGCGATAATGCAGGCCAGTGGGTTAGCAAGTGCTGACAGAGAAGTTGAGAGGTGATAGATTTTATTCCCATAGGGCATGCAGGAGAACGTCTGTACTGATGGCAGTAGTCCATTGGTTGCACAATTTGCCCACACCACCATAAAGTAGATGAAGGCTAGTTCAGAGCAGGAATAGTACGTCTTCACAGTCAGAGGCTTGGGATGGTCTCCAATGGTACCTTCTTGACTGTTCGTCCCTGAATTGTTTGCCGCCTGGTTTTCCAGACCTCCACTGATCATTACCACAGTTCCTGGCTCAGGTACCAGATCTTCAGTGGAGAGGGAAAGAGTCTGATGGACATGGTTTAGCAAGCCAAAAGCAACAAGGCTTTTCACCATCATGACCaccagaaaagagaaaaagatctCTGTGGAGAAATTAGGAGGAAGGTACTGAGCTTGCAATGTGAAGTTCTCATGCCCAGGGTTTGTGATGCTCATTGATGGTTGGGAGACATTAACACATTTGGCCATGCCAACCCCTTGCACCAGAGCTACCAGCCCAGGCAAAAACCCACTTAATCCTTCACCAATGAAGTAAGTCGTGATGTATTTGTTCGGGAGCTGCATCATGAAAGGCAGGAAGGTGACAGAGGATGTGCAGTCCACCAGAGACAGGAAGAATGTGATAATAAAGAATGCTGTGCTTCTTGGTTGACCTAAAATCACGGTTGTCTTCTTCCAGAACAATGTCAGGAGGATGCATGCTAATATACCAATCATCAGCACTGCATAGATCACCAAATTCTCACGTAGTCGACGCGGATATATCATATGCACAAGGGTAACTAGGATAGGGCCAATATTGGCCAGCTGGATGATGACTGTAAGGTACGAAGGTAAGTCCCATCCTTCAGGTAGAACATTGACAATTAGTGGCAGCTCCACCCACATTCCATTTACGGCTACCCAAGAGCCCAGGCCAAAGACACAGGCCAACACATGGATATACAAAGACATTATGGGATGTCCTAGTGATTTCAGGAAtggtttttgctttttttgtatggTAGGTATCTGTTTCTTTGCTTCCTGAAGATATCAGTCCAGCACTCCTGAGAGAAGAACAGAAAAATAAATGTTAAGGTAACGCTTGAGAATTTTACTAATATAAACTATTACAAAAAAAGGGAGAAGGCGTGGAAAGATCCCAGAGCATATCGCAAAAATGCTTACACGGCTGTTCAAGGAAAGCTAACAAGACCAAAGTGGTCATAAATAACCAGGAGGCTGAGACATAGCAGGTGCATGGTTTCAAGCTCCATAGGACGAAAACCACAATTTTCTTTATAAATGTGCTACACTAGATTTTTCCTTCTGAAGCATCACTAGGTCAGGTTGTTAGAAATCTTACTCTGCACAATTTCAAGATCAGTttgtttcaatagttttactattCAGGGAAAAAGCAATTGGACCAAACATTTAAAATTGTTGGAAATCTCCTTCTCTCAGAAACCTAAGTGACCTATATTCATAGGATCAGGGTAACAATATGGGTCATGTAGGTTTCTGAGAGAAGGAATACTGAGCTCTCTGGTCAGATGCCTATTATaattagacaaaaaaaaaggtgcaaaaatggttatattaaaaaaatgtaaatgcaaatacagaaagaagaaaaaacaggCAATGAAGGATACATTTTTGCAGCTAATCAGATCAATCCCATGCTGTTTCCACATTTCTGAAGAAAGAAAGGATGCCATTCACTTACAATTACAGAACAACTTTATTCTCACAGGAATATTTACATGATATATGaactaaggagatggtggtgacCTTCTCCAGCAGCTAAAGGGAACTGGCGGCGGCTGTCACCACTATGGTCCACGGTTTTCTGGTCGAGGCAGTTGAGGAATATAAATACCCGGGAACCATTCTGGACTGCCAACTGAGGTTCTCTTTCAACACAGAAGGGATCCTGAGGAAGTGCCACCAGAGGATGTACCTACTAAGGaaactgaactctttttctgtcagtcagaacatcttgttgacattctattatacattcactgaaagtgttttagctttttctatatgctgttggtattactccattactgtacaggataggaaccgcctgcataatattgtcaaggtgtgttctaagattattggacttcctgctcgccacctgaatactgtgtacgagcagcaggctagcggcctggctcgtcgaattcttaaggactcgactcatgctttgttcccggcatttgagcagccgccatctggtcgcaggttccgctgtccagcctgtaagacccagaggaagagagcaacctttgttccaagtgttattctcctcctgaactctaagaagtctaagacagttgcaataacttaagtcttctgtacaatagtctagtgcaatatcacatgtcctgatgtgcaatattacaatatcaccttgtcactctaactacaatgtcactctaatcatattgtcattttaattttatccacgcttcattttatttatttgccatattttatctgctgcctttttttctttttctttttttttactttgttactggcagcaggcctgccattgtacgttgtacataatacgctgtttgtttgttttttgcccatccatttttgtgattttattctttttgcgattttattttcttgctcttattttaatgtaccgctcttcacccttctaattgcccttcggggataaataaagttttgtctgatctgatctgatttgATGATATGTGCTCATAGAAAATGAACAAATTTGCCTGTATTTAATAACCATTCACTTTAATACACTTAAATAAAGTATGCCATTTAACTCAGGCACTAAAACGTCATTTGATCACTTACACTGTTGAAAAAATGAAGCCTGTTGCCCTTTGGAATTAAAAAATAGCAattcttttttttaacaaacaaacacattaatAAATTCAGAAAAAGGGTTCAAAAAGTTTCAAAAATCATCCTGCTGCTATAATTTACATATTGCTAATatacactcattggccactttaatGGGAACACTTGAATGTACCCCTGCTCTTTCATGAATTTATCCAATCAGACAATCATATGGCAGCAACGCAGTacttaaaatcatacagatacaggtcaagagcttcagttaatgttcacattgaACATCATAATGGAGAGCAgagtgactttgaccatggcatggttgttggtgccagatgggctgcttTAAGTATTTCAGTAACTGTTGATTTTCTGGGATTAGTGCACACCACAGTctctagtgggcggcacggtgatgcagtggttagcactgttgcctcgcaggaagaaggttctgtgtttgagcccagtggtcgatgggcctttctgtgtggagtttgcatgttctccccgcgtctgcatgggtttccatacagacacggggagaacatgcaaatttggAATGAAATTATTAAGTAAATCATGTGAACATTCATGCAATGACTTGGTAACAGCCTATAAAGATATATTACTAAAACACACTAAAACACTGACACAGAaaccaaaatcaaaacaaaatctCCCCTGGTTTAACAATGACCTCTGGGACCTAATGAAGAAAAGAGATGCCGCCTTAAAAACGTTTTTAAAATCAAGGTTGGTTACCgataatttaatttttaaaagtTTAAGAAATAAAGTTGTAACACAGCTCAGAAAGGCAAAAGCAAATTTTTTCCTTGACATCATAAGAGATGCAAAAGGAAATAGCAAAAAACTATGGAAACACATTGACAAACTTCTTGGAAAGGAAAATCACAAGTGTGGTAAATTAGAACTCAAAATAAACAGTAGTATTGTAGATGATATCTTGGCTGTTGCAACTCATTTTAACGATTATTTTATAAACTCTGTGCAACAGCTAGGTCAGATATTTGGAAAAATAAGCACCTCACAAATACCCATTAGTGCTACATCCTCATTAACCTCATTAACCTTGGCACCCACAAATGAGTCAAAGGTTGCAAAGATTTTATCTACACTTACAAATAGTAAAGCAAAAGATATCTATGGAATGGACACTGCCttgataaaaaaaaacataaagaatGCATAATTacccattctcatctcattatctctagctgctttatccttctacagggtcgcaggcaagctggagcctatcccagctgactacgggcaaaaggcggggtacaccctggacaagttgccaggtcatcacagggctgacacatagacacagacaaccattcacactcacacctacggtcaatttagagtcaccagttaacctaacctgcatgtctttggactgtgggggaaactggagcacccggaggaaacccacgcggacacggggagaacatgcaaactccacacagaaaggccctcgccggccccggggctcgaacccaggaccttcttgctgtgaggcgaaagcgctaaccactacaccaccatgccgcctgcatAATTACCCCTTTGACTAAATTGGTAAACCAATCTATTGATGAATGCATCTTCCCTAGTGTATTTAAAAATGCCATAGTGACACCTGTGTTTAAAGCAGGTAATGCACAAGAAGTATGCAACTATCGACCTACAGTATTAGTATTCTCCCAGCCCTTTCAAAAATATTTGAAAGGGTAGTTGTTGAACAATTAACAGACCATCTTGATTATAATAGCCTTTTACATCCACTGCAATTTGGCTTCAGGAAAAAGCACTCCACAGAAACTGCCTGTTGCTATTTCATTGAGAAAATGAAAAATTATCTTGATCAAGGAGGGGTGGTGGGAGCAGTCTTCCTTGATCTTCGCAAGGCTTTCGATACAGTCAACCATGAGAAACTATTAAATAAACTAGTTAATTATGATCTGTCTGTTGACACACAAAAATGGATTAAATCTTATCTTAGTGATCGTTACCAGTGTGTGCGGGTTAATAGTGCACTTTCCTCATCCAAGGCATGTGAAATGGGGGTGCCACAGGGGTCTATTTTGGGGCCATTGTTGTTTAGTATTTACATTAACGACCTCCCACTTGTATGTGACCGAGTTAATATTGtaatgtatgcagatgatactgtATTGTATGTGcacggcactggcggctcgttaataggggcaatttgggcgacgcactcccaaacagggagggagtttttttttttttatctactcctactaccagcagtaatgtcattgtccaatcaggctaaggtcgcgcctggtgtagccacgcccttttgggg is a genomic window containing:
- the slc52a3 gene encoding solute carrier family 52, riboflavin transporter, member 3-A, with the translated sequence MSLYIHVLACVFGLGSWVAVNGMWVELPLIVNVLPEGWDLPSYLTVIIQLANIGPILVTLVHMIYPRRLRENLVIYAVLMIGILACILLTLFWKKTTVILGQPRSTAFFIITFFLSLVDCTSSVTFLPFMMQLPNKYITTYFIGEGLSGFLPGLVALVQGVGMAKCVNVSQPSMSITNPGHENFTLQAQYLPPNFSTEIFFSFLVVMMVKSLVAFGLLNHVHQTLSLSTEDLVPEPGTVVMISGGLENQAANNSGTNSQEGTIGDHPKPLTVKTYYSCSELAFIYFMVVWANCATNGLLPSVQTFSCMPYGNKIYHLSTSLSALANPLACIIAMFAPKRSLVLLGILCLLGTVCGGYNMAMAIMSPCPLLQDSPLGKTLIVLSWILFTGLLSYVKVMVGVILRDQSHSALVWCGAAVQTGSLVGSFIMFPLVSIYHLFKSGDICNNICTSF